The Lactobacillus sp. CBA3605 genome contains a region encoding:
- the glyA gene encoding serine hydroxymethyltransferase → MNYQEQDPAVWTAIKQEQARQQHNIELIASENIVSKGVRAAQGSVLTNKYSEGYPGHRFYGGNEFIDQVETLAIERAKQLFGAEYANVQPHSGSQANAAAYMALIQPGDRVMGMSLDAGGHLTHGSSVNFSGKLYDFEGYGLDPETEELNYDAILAQAKEFQPKLIVAGASAYSRLIDFEKFREIADAVGALLMVDMAHIAGLVAAGLHPSPFPYADVVTTTTHKTLRGPRGGMILAKAEYGKKINSAVFPGNQGGPLDHVIAGKAVAFGEDLQPEFKIYAQQIIKNAQAMAAVFNQSDLVRVISGGTDNHLMTLDITKSGLNGRQVQDLLDTVYITVNKEAIPNETLGAFKTSGIRLGTPAITTRGFNEDEAAQVAQLILQVLQAPEDETNLAAVKQQAVALTAKHPIDVD, encoded by the coding sequence ATGAATTACCAAGAACAAGATCCAGCAGTTTGGACGGCAATTAAGCAGGAACAAGCACGGCAGCAACATAATATTGAGTTGATTGCTTCAGAAAACATCGTCTCCAAAGGTGTGCGGGCTGCTCAAGGCAGTGTTTTGACGAATAAGTATTCAGAAGGTTATCCTGGGCATCGGTTTTATGGGGGCAATGAGTTTATTGACCAAGTTGAAACCTTAGCCATTGAACGCGCCAAGCAGTTATTTGGGGCTGAATATGCTAATGTTCAACCGCACTCCGGTTCGCAAGCGAATGCAGCTGCTTACATGGCCTTAATTCAACCTGGTGATCGCGTCATGGGGATGTCTCTAGATGCTGGTGGTCATTTAACCCACGGGTCAAGTGTCAACTTCTCCGGTAAACTCTATGACTTCGAAGGCTATGGGCTAGATCCTGAAACTGAGGAATTGAACTATGACGCAATTTTGGCTCAAGCCAAGGAATTTCAACCAAAATTAATCGTCGCCGGGGCCTCGGCTTATAGTCGTTTGATTGATTTCGAAAAGTTCCGTGAAATTGCGGATGCTGTTGGGGCATTGTTGATGGTTGATATGGCCCATATTGCTGGTTTGGTGGCAGCTGGATTACATCCAAGTCCATTCCCATATGCCGATGTTGTTACAACCACGACGCATAAAACCTTACGTGGCCCACGTGGCGGCATGATTCTAGCTAAAGCTGAATATGGTAAAAAGATTAATTCAGCCGTTTTCCCTGGTAATCAAGGGGGCCCATTGGACCACGTGATTGCGGGTAAAGCCGTGGCATTTGGTGAAGATTTACAACCAGAATTTAAAATCTATGCTCAGCAGATTATTAAGAATGCGCAAGCAATGGCGGCTGTCTTTAACCAATCTGATTTAGTAAGGGTCATTTCTGGTGGGACTGATAATCATTTAATGACGTTAGATATTACAAAATCTGGCTTAAATGGGCGTCAAGTTCAAGATCTGTTGGACACTGTTTATATTACGGTTAATAAGGAAGCCATTCCAAATGAAACTTTAGGGGCCTTTAAGACTTCTGGCATTCGGTTGGGAACACCTGCGATTACGACGCGTGGCTTCAATGAAGATGAGGCAGCTCAAGTGGCCCAGTTAATTCTACAAGTGTTGCAAGCACCTGAAGATGAGACCAATTTAGCGGCAGTTAAGCAACAAGCAGTCGCATTAACCGCTAAGCATCCAATTGATGTTGACTAA
- a CDS encoding L-threonylcarbamoyladenylate synthase, whose protein sequence is METKIFKPTDVAQAAQLIQAGQLVAFPTETVYGLGADATNVTAVKQVYQAKGRPSDNPLIVHVADVATVERFTQPLSLAAKKLIKAFWPGPLTMIFKLKPAALAPEVTGGLMTAAFRNPNNAATLALIRTAQTPIVGPSANTSGKPSPTTAQHVYHDLAGKIAGILDDGATKVGVESTVLDLSGTQPAILRPGAVTAAEIEAIIGSPVLTEQQHVGVTEVPKAPGMKYKHYAPDAQVYIVDQVTDWPQALTWAQRQSSSVGVMATNVILTNNQIPANCEQFSLGNDIQSASRELFAGLRHFDTETDIKIILCQAFENKGLGAAYMNRLNKSAGQTHFSV, encoded by the coding sequence ATGGAAACAAAAATTTTTAAGCCTACCGACGTGGCCCAAGCAGCCCAGTTAATTCAAGCCGGGCAATTGGTGGCTTTCCCAACGGAAACCGTGTACGGCTTAGGTGCAGATGCCACCAATGTCACGGCAGTTAAACAAGTGTACCAGGCGAAAGGCCGGCCGAGTGATAATCCGTTGATTGTCCATGTGGCGGATGTGGCAACAGTGGAACGGTTTACTCAACCGTTATCGTTGGCGGCAAAAAAGTTGATTAAGGCTTTTTGGCCTGGTCCATTGACCATGATCTTCAAGCTGAAGCCTGCTGCCTTGGCACCGGAAGTCACCGGTGGTTTAATGACAGCCGCTTTTAGAAATCCGAATAATGCGGCAACATTGGCCTTGATTCGCACGGCACAGACCCCCATCGTCGGGCCATCGGCAAATACTTCTGGTAAGCCGAGTCCCACGACTGCCCAACATGTGTATCATGATTTAGCTGGCAAAATCGCCGGTATCTTAGATGATGGTGCGACTAAAGTCGGCGTTGAATCTACGGTATTGGATTTATCCGGTACGCAACCGGCCATTTTACGGCCTGGGGCGGTTACTGCAGCTGAGATTGAAGCCATCATTGGGTCACCCGTCTTAACGGAACAACAGCATGTTGGCGTGACAGAAGTGCCAAAAGCACCAGGAATGAAATATAAACATTATGCGCCGGATGCCCAAGTCTATATTGTGGATCAGGTTACTGACTGGCCGCAAGCCTTAACTTGGGCGCAGCGGCAATCATCATCAGTTGGGGTGATGGCAACCAATGTTATCTTAACTAACAATCAGATTCCAGCAAATTGCGAACAATTTTCGTTAGGAAATGATATTCAATCGGCAAGCCGTGAGCTGTTCGCCGGCTTACGACACTTCGATACTGAAACTGATATTAAGATTATTCTGTGCCAAGCCTTTGAAAATAAGGGGTTAGGGGCAGCGTATATGAATCGGCTAAATAAATCTGCCGGCCAGACCCATTTTAGTGTATAA
- the prmC gene encoding peptide chain release factor N(5)-glutamine methyltransferase translates to MTKAPSQPTYFEAQQWASFCLKTAQLPTDNARFLLLGLTHLDQTQLLVHYRDQIPLADWQAFQAAVQRVIAGEPAQYVLGRAPFYGLELAVTPAVLIPRVETEELVDWILTDQAAQSDLTLLDVGTGSGAIALALKQSQPDWQVTASDISAAALTVAKTNAAHLKLAINLVESDLFASLPPIQYDVIVSNPPYIATTEQSVMDASVLNYEPQQALFAAHAGLAIYERLAQTVAQHLAPQGRLYLEFGYQQGPAVQALFERALPTAAITLRQDLAGHDRMLRVMMQA, encoded by the coding sequence ATGACTAAAGCCCCCAGTCAACCAACGTACTTTGAAGCCCAGCAATGGGCTTCTTTTTGTCTAAAAACGGCCCAGTTGCCCACTGATAATGCCCGGTTTTTACTGTTAGGATTGACCCATTTAGATCAGACGCAACTGTTGGTTCATTACCGTGACCAGATACCCTTAGCTGACTGGCAGGCATTTCAAGCTGCGGTTCAACGGGTGATTGCTGGTGAACCGGCCCAATACGTACTCGGCCGGGCGCCTTTTTATGGCTTAGAATTGGCTGTTACGCCAGCAGTTTTAATTCCACGCGTTGAAACTGAAGAATTGGTAGATTGGATTTTAACCGATCAGGCGGCTCAGTCGGATTTAACACTTTTGGATGTTGGGACTGGTTCTGGTGCTATTGCCTTGGCTTTAAAGCAATCACAGCCGGATTGGCAAGTGACGGCGAGCGATATTTCGGCGGCCGCTTTAACGGTAGCTAAAACCAATGCTGCCCACTTGAAACTCGCGATTAACTTGGTTGAAAGTGATTTGTTCGCGTCATTACCACCCATTCAATATGATGTGATTGTGAGCAATCCGCCATATATTGCGACGACAGAGCAGTCGGTTATGGATGCTAGTGTCTTAAATTACGAACCCCAGCAAGCGTTATTTGCGGCCCACGCCGGGTTAGCGATTTACGAACGGTTAGCCCAAACGGTGGCCCAACACTTGGCACCACAGGGACGGTTGTATTTAGAATTCGGTTATCAACAAGGCCCGGCAGTACAAGCGTTATTTGAACGGGCCTTGCCCACCGCAGCGATCACGCTACGACAAGATTTAGCCGGTCATGACCGGATGTTGCGTGTAATGATGCAAGCTTAA
- the prfA gene encoding peptide chain release factor 1, with amino-acid sequence MDKFFDKLQAVADRYEELGELLSDPEVIADSQRFMKLSKEMGNIRETVEKYNQYKDVTSQIKENDELLREKLDDDMNTLVKDDLKSLNAEKDQLEHAITLLMLPTDPNDDKNIIMEIHGAAGGDEASLFAADLFNMYSKYAERQGWSVEVADRNETEVGGFKEIVLIISGKKVYSKLKYESGAHRVQRVPVTESAGRVHTSTATVGVMPEAKDVDIKLEQKDIRVDVFRSSGAGGQHINKTSSAVRMTHLPTGIVVSMQDQRSQQQNRAKAIEILRARVYDYYQSREQNQYDAERKSAVGSGDRSERIRTYNFPQNRVTDHRIGLTLNKLDRVMNGELDEVVDALILADQTEKMEQLTND; translated from the coding sequence ATGGATAAATTTTTTGATAAATTACAAGCCGTTGCCGATCGGTATGAAGAACTCGGTGAATTGTTAAGTGATCCAGAAGTCATTGCCGATAGCCAACGTTTCATGAAGCTGTCAAAAGAAATGGGTAATATTCGTGAAACGGTTGAAAAATACAACCAGTACAAAGATGTGACGAGTCAAATTAAAGAAAATGACGAATTGTTACGTGAAAAGTTGGACGATGACATGAATACGCTGGTCAAAGACGACTTGAAGAGCTTGAATGCCGAAAAAGATCAATTGGAACATGCGATTACCCTCTTAATGTTGCCAACCGACCCGAATGATGATAAGAATATTATCATGGAAATTCATGGGGCTGCTGGTGGTGATGAAGCGAGTTTGTTTGCGGCGGATTTATTTAATATGTACTCTAAATACGCCGAACGTCAGGGTTGGAGTGTTGAAGTCGCTGATCGTAACGAAACCGAAGTGGGTGGTTTTAAAGAAATCGTCTTAATTATTTCCGGGAAGAAAGTTTATTCGAAACTGAAGTATGAAAGTGGTGCGCATCGAGTCCAACGGGTCCCAGTGACAGAATCGGCTGGTCGGGTCCATACCTCAACGGCGACAGTCGGCGTGATGCCGGAAGCTAAAGATGTGGATATTAAGCTCGAACAAAAAGATATTCGAGTGGATGTGTTCCGGTCATCAGGTGCCGGTGGTCAGCATATCAATAAGACCTCTTCAGCAGTCCGGATGACGCATTTACCTACGGGTATCGTAGTTTCAATGCAAGATCAACGGTCGCAACAACAAAATCGGGCGAAAGCAATCGAAATTTTGCGGGCTCGGGTCTATGATTATTATCAATCTAGAGAACAGAACCAATACGATGCAGAACGGAAGTCCGCCGTGGGTTCCGGGGATCGATCTGAACGGATTCGAACTTATAACTTCCCTCAAAACCGCGTGACTGATCATCGCATTGGCTTAACTTTAAATAAACTTGATCGGGTCATGAATGGTGAATTGGATGAAGTGGTCGACGCATTAATCTTAGCCGATCAAACGGAAAAGATGGAGCAATTAACTAATGACTAA
- a CDS encoding thymidine kinase, which yields MAQLFFRYGAMNSGKTIEILKVAHNYEEQNKSVIIMTSGLDNRDGVGYVASRIGLKRQAIPIFDETNLFEKVEQTNPEAACVLIDESQFLKKHHIIELAHVVDQLQIPVMTFGLKNDFRNELFEGSKYLLLYADKIEEMKTICWFCRKKAIMNLRFHDGQPVYEGEQVQIGGNEAYYPVCRRHYFCPPKLTK from the coding sequence TTGGCACAGTTATTTTTTCGATATGGTGCGATGAATAGCGGTAAAACAATTGAAATCTTGAAAGTTGCCCATAACTATGAAGAACAAAATAAGTCAGTCATTATTATGACGAGTGGTTTGGACAATCGGGATGGCGTGGGCTACGTCGCTAGTCGGATTGGCTTGAAACGACAAGCTATTCCGATTTTTGATGAGACGAACTTATTTGAAAAGGTTGAACAGACTAACCCGGAAGCTGCTTGTGTCCTCATTGATGAGTCGCAATTTTTAAAAAAGCATCACATCATTGAACTGGCACATGTCGTTGATCAGTTACAGATTCCGGTCATGACCTTTGGCCTCAAAAATGATTTTCGAAATGAATTATTTGAAGGTAGTAAATACCTGTTGTTGTATGCGGATAAGATTGAAGAGATGAAGACGATTTGTTGGTTCTGTCGTAAAAAGGCGATTATGAATTTGCGCTTCCACGATGGTCAACCAGTTTACGAGGGCGAACAGGTCCAAATTGGTGGTAATGAAGCCTATTATCCCGTTTGTCGTCGTCATTATTTCTGTCCGCCGAAATTAACGAAGTGA
- a CDS encoding Mur ligase family protein, whose amino-acid sequence MSINSTLATWTGKSAYWFLHTFRGGGSSLPGKLALKLDPTILKQLAKDYDVIVITGTNGKTLTTALTVKVLREQYPDILTNPSGSNMKQGIVTTFLTAPHAHQKPLAVLEVDEANVIMVTKYITPKAIVLTNIFRDQMDRYGEIYTTYQKILDGIALAPTATIIANGDLPLFNSKKLPNPVLYYGFDYQPDTDTKAPANTDGLLCPRCQHILHYHTRTYSNMGKYFCPHCGFERPRLTYRLNALTAMTPTSSDFEINGQAMHLNIGGQYNIYNALAAFAIGRFMAVAPAKIAHALSENDEQVFGRQEIFHVGDKDVTLILVKNPVGLNQVIQMISTDDRPFSFAALLNANYADGIDTSWIWDGDFEKLPSMHVPAYISGGERYRDITFRLKVAGVAPEKLTIIPDLTKMTAEIKKLPTQQVYVVATYTAMLQLRKQLASQGIIDGGMV is encoded by the coding sequence ATGTCAATTAATAGTACACTGGCAACTTGGACCGGTAAGTCTGCTTACTGGTTCCTGCACACTTTCCGCGGCGGTGGTAGTTCACTGCCTGGCAAATTAGCCTTAAAACTAGATCCAACTATTCTAAAACAACTAGCAAAAGATTACGACGTCATTGTCATCACTGGTACAAATGGCAAAACTTTGACAACGGCACTGACGGTAAAAGTTTTGCGGGAACAATATCCTGACATTTTAACTAATCCGAGTGGGTCAAACATGAAACAAGGGATTGTCACAACGTTTTTAACTGCACCACATGCCCACCAAAAACCGCTAGCAGTCTTAGAGGTTGATGAAGCTAACGTGATTATGGTCACTAAGTATATTACGCCAAAAGCAATCGTTTTGACGAATATCTTCCGTGATCAAATGGATCGTTATGGTGAAATCTACACCACTTATCAAAAGATTTTAGACGGCATTGCCTTGGCCCCAACGGCAACGATTATTGCCAATGGTGATTTGCCCTTATTTAACTCTAAAAAATTGCCTAACCCGGTTCTTTACTATGGCTTTGACTATCAGCCCGATACCGACACTAAGGCGCCAGCCAATACGGATGGTTTACTATGTCCGCGTTGTCAGCATATTTTACATTACCATACCCGAACTTACAGTAATATGGGGAAGTATTTCTGCCCGCATTGTGGCTTTGAACGACCACGTTTAACTTATCGGCTCAATGCTTTAACTGCGATGACGCCAACATCTTCCGACTTTGAAATCAACGGTCAAGCCATGCATTTAAACATCGGCGGCCAATACAACATTTATAACGCCTTGGCGGCCTTTGCAATCGGCCGTTTTATGGCAGTTGCCCCCGCTAAGATTGCGCATGCTTTAAGCGAAAACGATGAACAAGTCTTTGGCCGGCAAGAAATTTTCCACGTTGGTGATAAAGACGTCACGTTAATCTTGGTAAAGAATCCGGTTGGCTTAAACCAAGTTATCCAAATGATTAGCACTGATGATCGGCCCTTCTCATTTGCGGCCCTGTTAAATGCAAATTACGCTGACGGGATTGATACAAGCTGGATTTGGGATGGTGACTTTGAAAAGTTACCATCCATGCACGTCCCCGCTTATATCAGCGGTGGTGAACGCTACCGTGATATTACGTTCCGTTTGAAAGTCGCCGGGGTAGCACCTGAAAAGCTGACGATTATCCCAGACTTAACCAAGATGACCGCTGAAATCAAAAAATTACCCACGCAACAAGTCTACGTCGTCGCAACTTACACTGCGATGTTACAACTACGTAAACAACTGGCAAGCCAAGGGATTATCGATGGAGGGATGGTGTAA
- a CDS encoding type 1 glutamine amidotransferase, translating to MTYTLKAAHLYGDLMNTYGDIGNLLAMRYYAKAVDATIDVDLISLDDPFPEDTYDFVLFGGGQDYEQTIVSKDLQTKKAALTAYIENDGPCLAICGGFQMLGHYYIGAHGEKIAGIGALDHYTLSQDNNRFIGNITIKNTETGQTYYGFENHNGTTFLGQGERPLGQVLQGNGNNGQDQSEGVIYKNTFGSYFHGPILARNEALAKRILKLTLQRKYPAADFSALDTLTEDLTKNVIIKP from the coding sequence ATGACGTATACTTTAAAAGCGGCCCATCTATATGGCGACCTCATGAACACGTATGGCGATATTGGCAACCTCTTAGCGATGCGCTACTATGCCAAGGCCGTCGACGCAACCATCGATGTGGACTTAATTAGTTTAGATGACCCCTTTCCTGAAGACACTTATGACTTTGTGTTATTTGGTGGTGGTCAAGACTATGAACAGACCATTGTTTCTAAAGATTTACAAACAAAAAAAGCTGCCTTAACAGCCTATATTGAAAACGATGGGCCTTGTCTAGCCATTTGTGGTGGGTTCCAAATGTTAGGCCATTATTATATTGGCGCCCATGGTGAAAAAATTGCTGGTATTGGTGCCTTAGATCATTACACGCTCAGCCAAGATAACAATCGGTTCATTGGCAATATCACCATTAAAAATACCGAAACCGGACAAACTTACTATGGCTTTGAAAACCATAACGGGACTACCTTTTTAGGTCAAGGTGAACGGCCTTTAGGTCAAGTCTTACAAGGTAATGGTAATAACGGACAAGATCAATCCGAAGGCGTCATTTACAAAAACACTTTCGGTTCTTATTTCCATGGCCCTATCTTGGCGCGGAATGAAGCCCTCGCGAAACGGATTTTAAAATTAACCCTACAACGTAAATATCCGGCCGCTGATTTTAGCGCTTTGGATACGTTGACTGAAGATCTCACCAAAAATGTCATCATTAAACCTTAA
- the manA gene encoding mannose-6-phosphate isomerase, class I translates to MSEPYFLAPVFHEKIWGGQRLKTDFGYDIPSDHTGECWAISAHPHGPATVENGPYQGMTLDQVWAQHRDVFGNAKGDVFPLLTKILDANEDLSVQVHPDDAYAEKHEHELGKTECWYVIAAEPGATMVYGHYAKTREQLADWIHNGEWDKLFRRVPVKAGDFLYVPSGTIHAVGKGIMVLETQQSSDTTYRLYDWDRVDQTTGQKRELHLQQSIDTTNVPHHDPDLAITTTQVGDATVTKYVESPFFGVWQWRLTDGQATFNRGQAPYTLVSVLAGAGSITVDGQDYPLKKGVHFILPFDVKQWTIKGDLQLIASEPGKQA, encoded by the coding sequence ATGAGTGAACCTTATTTCTTAGCACCAGTTTTTCATGAAAAAATCTGGGGTGGGCAACGATTAAAGACCGACTTCGGTTATGATATTCCAAGCGACCATACCGGTGAATGTTGGGCAATTTCGGCGCATCCCCATGGTCCAGCAACCGTTGAAAATGGGCCTTATCAAGGGATGACCTTGGACCAAGTATGGGCCCAACATCGCGACGTCTTTGGTAATGCTAAGGGTGATGTGTTCCCACTATTAACTAAAATTTTAGATGCTAATGAAGATTTATCCGTTCAAGTGCATCCAGACGATGCTTATGCGGAAAAGCATGAACATGAATTAGGTAAAACGGAATGCTGGTATGTTATTGCCGCTGAACCTGGTGCGACAATGGTCTACGGACATTATGCCAAGACCCGCGAACAATTAGCAGACTGGATTCATAATGGTGAATGGGACAAATTGTTCCGGCGGGTTCCGGTTAAGGCAGGGGACTTCTTGTACGTGCCATCTGGGACGATTCATGCCGTGGGTAAGGGCATCATGGTCTTAGAAACGCAGCAAAGTTCAGATACAACGTATCGGCTTTATGATTGGGATCGGGTGGATCAAACGACTGGTCAAAAGCGGGAGCTACACTTGCAACAATCGATTGATACGACGAACGTGCCGCATCATGATCCTGATTTGGCAATTACCACTACTCAAGTTGGCGATGCGACGGTCACGAAATACGTTGAATCACCATTCTTCGGCGTTTGGCAATGGCGGTTGACGGATGGTCAAGCGACCTTTAATCGTGGTCAAGCCCCATATACGTTAGTTTCAGTCTTAGCAGGTGCTGGGAGTATTACCGTCGACGGTCAGGACTATCCTTTGAAGAAGGGTGTCCACTTTATCTTGCCATTTGATGTTAAACAATGGACTATCAAGGGTGATTTACAATTGATTGCTTCTGAACCAGGGAAACAAGCTTAA
- a CDS encoding serine hydrolase, translated as MMFTQTKLEIDRLVNQHLVPGVSYALLQGSQVDTGQVGVAQIQPAVKPLWSDALYDLASLTKVIGTTTLALQLRAQDALDFNRPIHDYLPAFKNQQVTIRHLMTHTSGISGYIPQRNTLSATELLAAIQQLPISQANLNHRVVYTDLVPLLTGLIIEKILGQAIQPAIMTHVIQPLGLPHATFTPQPANCIPTVYSAKTGLLQGVAHDPKARILGAHCGSAGLFASVTDLVRFARFMLGQWQLPAVLTPAVITSLYQDWTPNQRLRRSFGWNLWQAGPHRAPIIFHTGYTGTLLMLDQTTQSALIFLANRVHPTAPNNAFLPARRRLIGTWVAETLEN; from the coding sequence ATGATGTTTACCCAAACCAAACTTGAAATTGATCGTCTAGTTAATCAGCACCTAGTGCCAGGCGTTAGCTATGCATTGCTGCAAGGGTCACAAGTTGATACCGGTCAAGTCGGTGTTGCTCAGATTCAACCAGCAGTCAAACCCTTATGGTCGGATGCCTTGTATGATTTGGCTTCGTTGACGAAGGTCATTGGGACGACGACCTTAGCATTACAATTGCGCGCACAAGACGCATTGGACTTTAACCGGCCCATTCATGATTATTTACCAGCATTTAAAAATCAACAGGTCACAATTCGCCACCTGATGACGCATACGAGTGGGATTAGTGGCTATATTCCGCAGCGAAATACGTTAAGCGCCACTGAATTATTGGCGGCGATTCAACAGTTGCCCATTAGTCAGGCTAACTTGAATCACCGCGTGGTTTATACGGATTTAGTGCCACTTCTAACTGGTTTAATTATTGAAAAAATCTTAGGTCAGGCTATTCAACCAGCTATTATGACCCATGTCATCCAGCCGCTCGGGTTGCCACATGCCACTTTTACCCCGCAACCGGCTAACTGTATCCCAACGGTCTATTCAGCCAAGACTGGTTTGCTTCAAGGCGTGGCGCATGACCCCAAAGCTCGGATTTTGGGCGCGCATTGTGGTTCGGCCGGTTTATTTGCAAGCGTCACTGATTTAGTTCGGTTTGCCCGATTCATGTTAGGTCAATGGCAATTACCAGCGGTACTCACGCCAGCGGTGATTACCAGCTTGTACCAAGATTGGACACCTAATCAGCGGTTGCGGCGAAGCTTTGGCTGGAATTTGTGGCAAGCAGGGCCTCACCGAGCACCAATTATTTTTCATACGGGTTATACGGGGACGTTACTGATGTTGGATCAAACGACGCAATCGGCGTTGATTTTCTTAGCTAATCGGGTCCATCCGACTGCCCCCAACAATGCCTTCCTACCAGCACGACGGCGATTAATTGGCACCTGGGTGGCTGAGACGCTTGAAAATTAA
- a CDS encoding branched-chain amino acid aminotransferase translates to MATVALDWNNLGFNYRNLPYRYRAYWKDGSWYKTELTGDATLHISEGSTALHYGQQDFEGLKAYRTKAGDVQLFRPDRNAARMQTSCERLLMPQMPTDMFVDAVKSVVKANQDYIPPYGTGATLYLRPLMIGVGGNIGVHPAEEYIFTVFAMPVGSYFKGGMTPTNFTTSNYDRAAHKGTGAYKVGGNYAASLFPGQEAHQNGYSDCVYLDPVEHQKIEEVGSANFFGITKDNKFVTPKSPSILPSVTKYSLLYLAEHKFGMAVEEGDVYINDLDRFAEAGACGTAAVISPIGGLEHQGKLHVFYSETEVGPVTKKLYDELTGIQFGDRPAPAGWIQKVPLD, encoded by the coding sequence ATGGCAACAGTAGCATTGGATTGGAACAACTTAGGGTTCAACTATCGGAATCTTCCATACCGTTATCGCGCTTATTGGAAAGATGGCAGCTGGTATAAAACGGAACTAACCGGTGATGCAACTTTACATATTAGTGAAGGGTCGACGGCCTTACACTACGGGCAACAAGATTTTGAAGGCTTAAAAGCTTATCGGACTAAGGCTGGCGACGTGCAATTGTTCCGGCCGGACCGGAATGCCGCGCGGATGCAAACGAGCTGTGAACGCTTGTTAATGCCACAAATGCCAACTGATATGTTTGTTGACGCGGTTAAATCAGTGGTCAAAGCTAATCAAGATTACATTCCACCATATGGCACCGGCGCAACGTTATATTTGCGGCCACTCATGATTGGGGTCGGTGGTAATATTGGGGTTCACCCAGCTGAAGAATATATCTTCACAGTCTTTGCGATGCCAGTCGGTAGTTACTTTAAAGGCGGGATGACGCCAACTAACTTTACGACCTCTAATTATGATCGGGCCGCCCATAAAGGAACTGGGGCCTATAAGGTCGGTGGTAATTATGCGGCTAGTCTTTTCCCTGGACAAGAAGCCCATCAAAATGGCTATTCTGACTGTGTTTATTTGGACCCCGTTGAGCATCAAAAGATTGAAGAAGTGGGATCGGCTAATTTCTTCGGGATTACTAAGGATAATAAGTTTGTGACGCCAAAGTCGCCATCAATCTTGCCGTCTGTTACGAAGTATTCGTTACTTTATTTAGCGGAACATAAATTTGGTATGGCAGTTGAAGAAGGCGATGTGTATATCAACGACCTAGACCGATTTGCTGAAGCCGGCGCTTGTGGGACCGCGGCCGTTATTTCGCCAATTGGCGGGCTCGAACATCAAGGTAAGCTGCACGTTTTTTATAGCGAAACGGAAGTCGGCCCGGTAACTAAAAAGCTATACGATGAATTAACTGGTATTCAATTTGGTGATCGACCAGCTCCAGCTGGTTGGATTCAAAAAGTACCTTTAGATTAA